One Candidatus Rokuibacteriota bacterium genomic window carries:
- a CDS encoding DUF2007 domain-containing protein — protein sequence MARKAKVIRFPGRQREPDGSRTEAPSARQDERSFVEVHRCRDQAEALVLKGLLESEGIQCLLQTRLAHSVHPFTVGDQGEVIVQVAAPDARRARLLIARGSAGPSFP from the coding sequence GTGGCGCGCAAAGCGAAGGTAATTCGTTTTCCTGGGCGGCAGCGCGAGCCAGACGGGAGCCGTACCGAAGCCCCAAGCGCGCGCCAGGACGAGCGCAGCTTCGTCGAAGTCCATCGCTGCCGCGATCAGGCCGAGGCGCTCGTGCTCAAGGGGCTCCTGGAGTCCGAAGGGATCCAGTGCCTGCTCCAGACCCGGCTCGCCCACTCCGTCCACCCGTTCACCGTCGGGGACCAGGGCGAGGTGATCGTGCAGGTCGCCGCACCCGACGCCCGGCGAGCGCGCCTTTTGATCGCCCGGGGGTCCGCCGGGCCGTCCTTCCCCTAG